A region from the Bubalus kerabau isolate K-KA32 ecotype Philippines breed swamp buffalo chromosome 23, PCC_UOA_SB_1v2, whole genome shotgun sequence genome encodes:
- the LOC129637555 gene encoding olfactory receptor 1F1-like — protein MAISTILPQIQLRREANQSSVSEFLFLGLSRQPQQQQQLLFLLFLTMYLATILGNLLILLVSSLDSHLHIPMYFFLCNLSFVDICFSSTTVPKVLANHILGSQTISFSGCLMQMYFLFEFADMDNFLLAVMAYDRFVAVCHPLHYSAKMTPQLCALLVTGSWVTASLNALLHTLLMARLSFCADNAIPHFFCDVTPLLKLSCSDTHLNEVMILTEGALIMITPFVCILASYVLITCAVLRIPSTKGRWRAFSTCGSHLAVVSLFYGTIIAVYFNPSSSHSSEKDTVATVMYTVVTPMLNPFIYSLRNRDLKRALGKVVGRKMFSVSAENQN, from the coding sequence ATTCAGCTTAGGAGAGAGGCAAACCAGTCGAGTGTCTCTGAGTTCCTCTtcctggggctctccaggcagccccagcagcagcagcagctcctcttcCTGCTCTTCCTCACCATGTACCTGGCCACCATCCTGGGAAACCTGCTCATCCTCCTAGTCAGCAGCTTAGACTCCCACCTGCACatccccatgtacttcttcctctgcaACCTGTCCTTCGTggacatctgcttctcctccaccACTGTCCCCAAGGTGCTGGCCAACCACATACTCGGGAGCcagaccatttccttctctggctgCCTCATGCAGATGTATTTTCTCTTTGAGTTTGCTGACATGGACAATTTCCTCCTggctgtgatggcctatgaccgctttgTGGCTGTATGCCACCCCTTACACTATTCAGCAAAGATGACCCCCCAGCTCTGTGCCCTGCTGGTCACTGGATCGTGGGTCACTGCCAGCTTGAATGCTCTGTTGCACACCCTGCTGATGGCTCGACTCTCCTTCTGTGCAGACAATGCCATCCCCCACTTCTTCTGCGATGTGACCCCCCTCCTCAAACTCTCCTGCTCTGACACACACCTCAATGAGGTGATGATTCTGACTGAGGGTGCCCTGATCATGATCACCCCGTTCGTATGCATCCTGGCTTCGTATGTCCTCATCACCTGTGCGGTCCTGAGGATCCCATCCACAAAGGGGAGATGGagagccttctccacctgtggctcCCACCTGGCTGTGGTTTCCCTCTTCTATGGCACCATCATTGCTGTGTATTTCAACCCTTCATCCTCACATTCTTCTGAGAAGGACACTGTAGCTACTGTGATGTACACGGTGGTGACCCCCATGCTGAATCCTttcatctacagcctgaggaacagAGACTTGAAAAGGGCTCTTGGAAAAGTGGTTGGCAGGAAAATGTTTTCTGTCTCAGCAGAGAATCAAAACTGA